A single genomic interval of Gammaproteobacteria bacterium harbors:
- a CDS encoding nucleotidyltransferase domain-containing protein — protein MKTQRSIDLGTLFFGAYRRQVLGLLLLHPEESFHLREIARITNTQPGTLRRELAQLAEAGVLSRERMGNLVRYRADPACPIYEELRGILKKTAGVVDLLRDALAPLGDRITTAFVYGSVASGGERRASDVDVLVVGSATFEEIVRALHPCQERLRREINPNVYSHDEFRKKRRAKDAFLSRVLERPRLFILGREDDLGESGPDRKAGAA, from the coding sequence ATGAAAACACAACGATCTATTGATCTCGGAACCCTGTTTTTTGGCGCCTATCGCCGGCAGGTGCTGGGCTTGTTGTTGCTGCATCCCGAGGAGTCATTTCACCTGCGGGAGATCGCGCGCATTACTAATACCCAGCCCGGCACCTTGCGGCGCGAGCTCGCGCAGTTGGCCGAGGCCGGTGTGCTGAGCCGCGAGCGGATGGGGAACCTGGTGCGTTACCGCGCCGATCCGGCATGCCCGATTTACGAAGAGCTGCGCGGGATATTGAAAAAGACCGCCGGTGTAGTCGATCTGCTGCGGGATGCGCTGGCGCCGCTCGGCGACCGGATCACCACGGCCTTCGTGTACGGCTCGGTCGCGAGCGGCGGAGAGCGTCGCGCGAGCGACGTCGATGTGCTGGTGGTCGGTTCGGCCACCTTCGAGGAAATCGTGCGGGCTTTGCATCCCTGCCAGGAGCGATTGCGCCGCGAGATCAATCCGAATGTCTACAGCCATGACGAATTCAGGAAGAAGCGTCGGGCTAAGGACGCATTTCTGTCACGGGTGCTGGAGCGCCCCCGTTTGTTCATTCTAGGGAGGGAAGATGACCTTGGAGAATCTGGTCCGGATCGGAAAGCTGGCGCGGCATGA
- a CDS encoding YjbQ family protein, which yields MKIYSTQIELDTDTGIAVHSLMPELKEVLAGSGIRNGFVTVTSQHTTTAIVINEDEERLREDVKRFLTRLIPPNERYLHNDIALRDCPPDEPENAHSHLAAMLLGSSEVIPLIDGALGLGQYQSVMLVELDGPRARTVRVQVVGE from the coding sequence ATGAAAATCTATTCCACACAGATTGAGTTGGACACAGACACAGGGATAGCCGTTCATTCCCTGATGCCCGAGCTTAAGGAGGTCCTTGCCGGTTCGGGCATCAGAAACGGTTTCGTCACCGTAACCTCGCAGCACACCACCACGGCTATCGTGATCAACGAGGATGAAGAACGCCTGCGCGAGGATGTGAAGCGGTTTTTGACCCGGCTGATCCCGCCCAACGAACGCTATCTGCACAACGACATCGCGCTGCGAGACTGTCCGCCGGACGAGCCCGAGAACGCGCACTCCCATCTTGCGGCGATGTTGCTCGGCAGTTCCGAGGTGATACCGCTGATTGATGGCGCGCTGGGGCTGGGGCAGTATCAGTCGGTGATGCTGGTCGAGCTGGACGGCCCTCGCGCTCGCACGGTGCGGGTGCAGGTGGTGGGGGAGTAG
- a CDS encoding GNAT family N-acetyltransferase encodes MAIRIISDLAELKSIEGAYEALFRSCGRPHIKSSFPFVFADAATGTPGAWRCIAAYQDGALAGCLYGRREYRKVMRLSLPVFEIHADPLLAEQDGDRVLERLIGALQVEQQDCLYVVFRSLGPAGFDALERCLRRMNSRYAWQWAGYGFHIDTAVSEEAFLKGLDGKKRREIDRRARRLGTERVVEYVCDEDSNPELNARRYEEFLALEDSGWKGGNQSSLRHRAALGRFYRELVASASRAGLSVWHTLRIDGRPAAMGLCLRSHGTLWWPKVAYDEAHARNCPGILLTHHLLKWCVARSDIHEMNGISGAAWMETWNPRKTHYRYLNLFNDTLKSQLAGHALRMRSAGQDWRRDRDAPPTGYDKPCL; translated from the coding sequence ATGGCGATCCGCATCATCTCCGATCTTGCAGAGCTGAAGTCCATCGAGGGTGCGTATGAGGCGCTCTTCCGGTCTTGCGGGCGGCCGCATATCAAATCCTCGTTTCCCTTTGTCTTCGCGGACGCCGCGACCGGCACACCCGGCGCGTGGCGCTGCATTGCCGCGTACCAGGACGGGGCCCTGGCCGGGTGCCTGTATGGCCGGCGCGAATACCGCAAGGTCATGCGCCTCTCACTGCCGGTGTTCGAGATCCATGCCGATCCGTTGCTGGCGGAGCAGGACGGGGATCGCGTTCTGGAGAGATTGATCGGCGCGCTGCAGGTCGAGCAGCAGGATTGCCTCTATGTCGTCTTCAGGAGCCTGGGCCCGGCCGGTTTCGATGCCCTGGAACGGTGTCTGCGCCGCATGAACAGTCGTTACGCCTGGCAATGGGCCGGCTATGGCTTCCATATCGACACCGCGGTTTCCGAGGAGGCCTTCCTGAAGGGCCTGGACGGGAAGAAGCGGCGCGAGATCGACCGCCGTGCGCGCCGGCTCGGCACGGAGCGGGTGGTCGAGTACGTCTGCGATGAGGATTCCAACCCGGAGCTCAACGCGCGGCGCTATGAGGAGTTCCTCGCCCTGGAGGATTCCGGCTGGAAGGGCGGCAACCAGAGCTCGCTCAGGCACCGGGCGGCGCTGGGACGCTTTTACCGCGAACTCGTTGCGAGCGCGTCCCGCGCCGGCCTGTCCGTGTGGCACACCCTGCGCATCGACGGCCGGCCGGCCGCCATGGGCCTGTGCCTGCGCAGCCACGGGACGCTGTGGTGGCCGAAGGTGGCCTATGACGAGGCCCATGCGCGCAACTGCCCCGGTATTCTGCTGACGCATCATCTGTTGAAGTGGTGCGTCGCGCGCAGTGATATCCATGAAATGAACGGCATCAGCGGCGCGGCCTGGATGGAGACCTGGAATCCGCGGAAGACGCATTACCGCTACCTCAACCTCTTCAACGACACACTGAAATCGCAGCTTGCCGGTCATGCGCTGAGGATGCGGAGCGCCGGCCAGGACTGGCGCCGCGACCGCGACGCGCCGCCGACCGGCTATGACAAGCCCTGTCTGTAA